A window of the Hevea brasiliensis isolate MT/VB/25A 57/8 chromosome 6, ASM3005281v1, whole genome shotgun sequence genome harbors these coding sequences:
- the LOC110648785 gene encoding dehydration-responsive element-binding protein 1F-like: protein MDSESASSSSPSSTQKPVLVLKKKKAGRTKFKETRHPVYRGVRRRNGNKWVCEVREPNMKSSRIWLGTFLTPEMAARAHDVAALAFRGEFAALNFPDSASILPRAQSSSARDIKRAVLEAFNKPSIPSSSSPPPSPPPPPPPPSSFPSSSCSSGCSKPCKSSSDDFSGEKIQENGESAAAATLFLDEEALFNMPFLLDSLAEGLILTPPSIVKGFDWDEMASAIDMTLWRI from the coding sequence ATGGACTCTGAGAGTGCTTCATCATCTTCACCATCTTCAACTCAGAAGCCAGTAttggttttgaagaagaagaaagcagggAGGACTAAGTTTAAGGAGACCAGGCACCCAGTTTATAGAGGTGTTCGCAGGAGAAATGGGAATAAATGGGTATGTGAAGTGCGAGAACCAAACATGAAATCATCAAGAATATGGCTTGGTACCTTCCTAACTCCTGAAATGGCAGCTAGGGCTCATGATGTTGCTGCTTTGGCTTTTAGAGGTGAGTTTGCTGCTCTTAACTTCCCTGATTCTGCTTCGATACTTCCTCGAGCACAGTCGTCTTCTGCTAGAGATATTAAAAGGGCTGTTCTAGAGGCTTTTAATAAGCCGAGCatcccatcatcatcatcacctcCTCCttctccaccaccaccaccaccgccaccatcttcttttccttcttcttcttgttcgTCTGGGTGTTCTAAGCCATGCAAATCCTCGAGCGATGATTTTTCAGGGGAGAAGATACAAGAAAATGGTGAGTCTGCTGCtgcagctacattattcttggaCGAGGAGGCATTATTTAATATGCCATTTTTGCTTGATAGCTTGGCAGAGGGTTTGATCCTTACTCCGCCGTCTATCGTAAAAGGGTTTGATTGGGATGAAATGGCTTCTGCCATAGACATGACCTTATGGagaatttaa